A single window of Candidatus Obscuribacterales bacterium DNA harbors:
- a CDS encoding helix-turn-helix domain-containing protein, producing the protein MKIKNAGEFGKLIRETRQAQNLRQVDLAAASGCGERFIIDLEKGKPTCEFEKAILVAQMLGISLEAKSPERRGEP; encoded by the coding sequence ATGAAAATCAAAAATGCCGGCGAGTTCGGCAAACTAATCAGAGAAACCCGTCAGGCGCAAAACCTTCGCCAGGTAGATCTCGCTGCAGCCAGCGGCTGTGGAGAAAGGTTCATCATCGACCTGGAAAAAGGCAAGCCGACTTGCGAATTTGAAAAGGCCATTCTAGTTGCGCAAATGCTGGGTATTTCGCTTGAGGCAAAGAGTCCGGAAAGACGTGGTGAGCCATGA
- a CDS encoding ComF family protein, translated as MALKIGRLFQTWLNYLDGIFFHERCRVCTKLLPPSVLAAEHYSVRTEEIPKAICFECWRQALASNPTIELCPLKNAPSLKIASGRLYTGHIKRLIYKLKYDNDRLLAYDLALLVEKAWRLIAHNYVDEPVVLIPIPLHSERLWQRGYNQAEEIAKHLSTRVEAPVETRALKRVKNTEAQFGLSRLARLQNMNDAFVAGGKFCVGRHVILIDDVYTSGATLVEAAQEILDSGALSVLALTVARAVFKEKTACGKSLPSLPHKIVSVDKSYQNDNIQREVLL; from the coding sequence ATGGCGCTAAAAATAGGACGACTATTTCAGACGTGGCTAAATTACTTAGATGGAATTTTCTTTCATGAGCGGTGTCGAGTTTGCACAAAACTCTTGCCGCCTAGTGTTTTAGCTGCCGAACATTACTCTGTGCGCACCGAGGAAATTCCTAAAGCAATTTGTTTTGAATGCTGGCGTCAGGCGCTAGCATCCAATCCAACAATTGAATTGTGCCCGCTTAAAAATGCGCCATCACTAAAGATTGCCAGTGGTCGGTTATACACGGGACATATTAAAAGACTTATCTACAAGTTGAAGTATGACAATGATCGTCTGCTGGCTTACGACTTAGCCTTACTTGTGGAAAAGGCATGGAGACTAATCGCGCACAATTACGTCGATGAGCCTGTCGTGTTAATACCAATCCCGCTACATTCAGAAAGGCTGTGGCAGCGAGGCTACAATCAAGCTGAGGAAATAGCAAAACATCTATCTACACGTGTCGAGGCGCCTGTAGAAACGCGTGCACTTAAACGCGTGAAGAACACTGAAGCTCAATTTGGATTGTCGCGATTGGCTCGTCTGCAAAATATGAACGACGCGTTTGTCGCCGGAGGCAAGTTCTGTGTTGGTAGGCACGTCATCTTGATAGATGATGTTTATACTTCCGGTGCCACTCTTGTTGAAGCAGCGCAAGAAATCCTTGATTCTGGGGCACTGTCGGTTCTGGCGCTGACGGTCGCTCGTGCTGTATTTAAGGAAAAAACGGCGTGTGGCAAATCACTACCGTCGCTTCCACATAAAATTGTAAGCGTTGACAAGTCGTATCAAAATGATAACATACAAAGAGAGGTCTTGTTGTGA
- a CDS encoding methionine gamma-lyase family protein yields MQTTLDVAQLIAEAELALNAKFQEVDAIAMINQERILTAFRTHRVSEEFFAEKTGYGLNDAGREAIDAIYADVFETEAAAIRMQMVSGTHAIACALLGNLKPGDRLLTLSGAPYDTLEEVIGITGNSEGSLQSLGVAYEEGNILPFIHTDSSLENELEILLEAPTTMVHIQKSCGYSFERITLSNREIGKLVDRVHKIRPETIVFVDNCYGEFVEAAEPTALGADLIAGSLIKNPGGGLAITGGYIAGKQKLVDNALNRLTAPGIGGHLGLSFNQNRHILQGLFLAPSVVSQAVKGALLAAYVFEKLGLPVQPGPFDSRFDIIQAIKFGYQDGLINFCRALQRFSPVDAHVVPEPALLPGYEHEVVMAGGTFVSGSTIEFSADGPLRPPFAAYLQGGLSYLHVKCALKGALELAQSGELPFLSAAINK; encoded by the coding sequence ATGCAAACCACTTTAGATGTCGCACAACTTATTGCCGAGGCAGAACTGGCGCTTAACGCCAAGTTTCAAGAAGTTGATGCAATTGCCATGATCAATCAGGAGCGCATCCTGACAGCATTTCGCACACATCGCGTATCAGAAGAATTCTTCGCAGAGAAAACCGGCTACGGACTAAATGACGCTGGGCGGGAAGCAATTGATGCCATCTACGCGGATGTGTTTGAAACAGAAGCTGCTGCAATTAGAATGCAGATGGTATCGGGCACACATGCAATTGCATGCGCTCTTCTCGGCAATCTCAAGCCCGGCGATAGATTGCTTACGCTAAGCGGCGCTCCATACGACACGCTTGAGGAAGTGATAGGTATCACAGGCAACAGCGAAGGCTCACTACAATCTTTGGGTGTCGCTTACGAAGAAGGAAATATACTGCCGTTCATTCATACAGACAGCAGTCTTGAGAATGAATTGGAAATTCTTTTAGAAGCACCGACAACAATGGTGCACATTCAAAAGTCCTGTGGATATTCATTCGAACGCATCACACTAAGCAATAGAGAAATAGGCAAATTAGTCGACCGTGTTCACAAAATTCGACCTGAGACTATCGTCTTCGTCGACAACTGCTACGGTGAATTTGTTGAAGCGGCAGAACCAACCGCACTTGGCGCAGACCTCATTGCCGGCTCTCTCATTAAAAACCCAGGCGGCGGACTGGCTATCACCGGCGGCTACATTGCCGGTAAGCAAAAGCTTGTGGACAATGCCCTGAATCGCCTAACAGCGCCAGGAATTGGCGGACATCTTGGGCTTTCATTCAACCAAAATAGACATATCCTGCAAGGGCTTTTCTTGGCTCCTTCTGTTGTGAGCCAAGCTGTAAAAGGCGCCCTGTTGGCTGCTTACGTCTTCGAAAAGCTTGGCCTGCCTGTTCAACCAGGTCCGTTTGACAGCCGATTCGACATAATTCAGGCAATTAAGTTCGGCTATCAGGATGGTCTTATCAATTTCTGCCGTGCACTGCAGAGATTCTCGCCAGTGGATGCCCATGTCGTGCCGGAGCCGGCTCTCTTGCCCGGTTATGAGCACGAGGTGGTTATGGCAGGCGGCACATTTGTGTCCGGTTCAACCATTGAATTCTCAGCTGATGGTCCTTTGAGACCTCCTTTTGCCGCCTATCTGCAAGGTGGCTTGAGCTATCTGCACGTGAAGTGCGCCCTTAAGGGAGCACTTGAGCTGGCTCAATCGGGGGAACTGCCCTTTTTATCGGCTGCTATTAACAAATAA
- a CDS encoding MBL fold metallo-hydrolase yields MLLESFPVGPLQCNCSIIVCPETKEAAIIDPGGDPEKILALVKEHGLTVKYILHTHAHFDHVLGSRAVKEATGGKICLHTGDQWLYDNLAKQGNMFGFNITEPLPVDVYLEDDQELQIGKGKTKVIHTPGHTPGSLCFEHGDKENILFAGDTLFHRSIGRTDLWGGSFEQIIKSISERLMTLEDSTRVIPGHGPDTDIWSEKKENPFLT; encoded by the coding sequence ATGCTGCTTGAATCATTTCCAGTTGGTCCGTTGCAGTGCAACTGCTCGATTATTGTTTGTCCTGAAACAAAAGAGGCAGCAATTATTGATCCAGGTGGCGATCCCGAAAAGATCTTGGCGCTTGTAAAAGAGCATGGTCTAACTGTCAAATACATTCTGCACACTCATGCACACTTTGATCATGTCCTTGGCTCTCGCGCCGTCAAAGAAGCCACGGGCGGGAAAATCTGCCTACACACAGGCGACCAATGGCTTTACGACAATTTGGCCAAACAGGGAAATATGTTCGGATTCAACATCACCGAACCATTGCCTGTCGATGTCTATTTAGAAGACGACCAGGAATTACAGATTGGCAAAGGCAAGACGAAAGTCATTCACACGCCAGGTCATACTCCGGGCAGTCTCTGCTTTGAGCATGGAGACAAGGAAAATATTCTCTTTGCCGGCGACACATTATTTCATCGCTCCATAGGCAGAACAGATTTGTGGGGTGGTTCGTTTGAGCAAATTATTAAATCCATTTCCGAACGTCTTATGACACTAGAAGACTCTACTAGAGTAATTCCAGGTCACGGTCCGGACACAGACATTTGGTCGGAGAAGAAAGAAAATCCTTTCCTGACTTGA
- a CDS encoding helix-turn-helix domain-containing protein — MSSVIKCSAEYFELVRSFPLVPLRTKRQYKQAQEVIRNLVIDPLALTQARIDYIGVLGNIVTEYERNYLPPTPKISGRRMLRFLMKQNDLSISDLAREIGGHRSNLSAFLSGTRSLSKDVAMALSKRFHINVSAFLEN, encoded by the coding sequence ATGAGTAGTGTCATTAAGTGTAGTGCCGAATACTTTGAACTGGTCCGCAGCTTTCCTTTAGTTCCACTAAGGACAAAGAGACAGTATAAGCAAGCCCAGGAAGTTATTAGGAATTTGGTGATTGATCCTCTTGCTCTAACCCAAGCGAGAATTGATTACATTGGGGTTCTCGGAAACATTGTCACTGAGTATGAAAGAAACTATTTGCCTCCCACGCCCAAGATCTCTGGACGCAGGATGCTTCGCTTCTTGATGAAGCAAAATGATCTTTCAATTAGTGACTTGGCGCGAGAAATAGGTGGACACAGATCGAATCTTTCAGCATTTCTGTCAGGAACTCGCTCACTAAGTAAAGATGTTGCGATGGCTTTGTCCAAGCGCTTTCATATCAATGTAAGTGCGTTTCTCGAAAACTAA
- a CDS encoding DUF4241 domain-containing protein: MIFNWLFGNKERDLQFAQWLEHGAKQEHPELLASLNGSLMHLGTLSVPSGKMVIQDPSDKLVDPCFDELVPPGNYSVDAVVATKNDDHRIAAARVKIADGEISHFEPAWTAHWRSITAKRKELPWFSVDSALAAVCSFESLNEFQKLDLDQVDVSPAIDGKSENLFKETTFPDGSNMFIMQAGYGDGGYHCYWAKTDDGQQIALIADFGLLGKPSRII, encoded by the coding sequence ATGATTTTCAATTGGCTATTCGGCAATAAAGAACGTGACTTGCAATTTGCTCAATGGTTGGAACATGGGGCAAAGCAAGAGCACCCAGAGTTGCTTGCCTCATTGAATGGCAGTCTCATGCATCTCGGAACTTTGTCTGTGCCATCGGGGAAAATGGTTATTCAGGATCCTTCAGACAAATTAGTCGATCCCTGCTTCGATGAATTAGTACCACCGGGAAACTACTCAGTGGATGCGGTTGTCGCGACCAAAAATGACGATCACAGAATCGCTGCTGCACGCGTCAAAATCGCTGACGGTGAAATATCGCACTTCGAGCCGGCTTGGACTGCTCACTGGCGCAGCATAACAGCAAAACGCAAAGAACTTCCTTGGTTTTCAGTTGATTCAGCTTTGGCAGCAGTCTGTAGCTTCGAGTCGCTAAATGAATTTCAAAAGTTGGATTTAGATCAAGTAGACGTCAGTCCCGCAATCGATGGTAAGTCTGAAAACTTGTTCAAAGAAACCACATTTCCCGATGGCAGCAATATGTTTATTATGCAAGCAGGCTATGGCGACGGTGGTTATCACTGCTATTGGGCAAAGACAGATGATGGACAACAGATTGCACTGATTGCAGATTTTGGTCTTTTAGGCAAACCATCCCGAATTATTTAG
- a CDS encoding C40 family peptidase: MKSRILFLTLLLTGFIMSVPAQSQDNYQSPYRVEFSYPPEELYRPDEFAPRNNPREESSTPFGDWYSARTRKQYGAWGPEPRHYPALDNYDQLSASWKRQRVLAVAVKYTGLPYQHHHIPDWDPPGSWPWKQVAFGRNSKGVDCSDFSSWCYNYGLGIKLKTGIKQQALDTQIPRPGDNGFTDARVIRDDNGYDTLIRTLKTGDLLYIKNNQGELAHVIMWVGEHGVSPDGTPLVIDSTGSNHYDSNGVQIPIGIHLRPFTKDSWYYRSFSHAHRLIREES; encoded by the coding sequence ATGAAAAGCAGAATATTGTTTCTTACACTTTTGTTGACGGGCTTCATTATGTCGGTACCGGCTCAGTCTCAAGACAATTACCAATCGCCTTACAGGGTGGAATTTTCTTATCCACCTGAAGAGCTCTATCGACCTGATGAATTTGCGCCACGAAATAATCCTCGTGAGGAATCATCGACACCATTTGGTGATTGGTATTCAGCACGCACGCGTAAACAATACGGTGCCTGGGGACCGGAGCCGCGCCATTATCCAGCGTTGGACAATTACGATCAATTGTCGGCATCGTGGAAAAGGCAGCGGGTACTTGCTGTGGCAGTTAAATACACAGGACTTCCTTATCAACACCACCATATTCCGGATTGGGATCCACCGGGATCTTGGCCGTGGAAACAGGTAGCATTCGGCAGAAACTCTAAAGGTGTTGATTGCAGTGATTTTTCTTCCTGGTGCTACAACTATGGACTAGGCATCAAGCTGAAAACCGGCATCAAGCAACAAGCTCTTGATACGCAAATTCCCAGACCAGGTGACAATGGCTTTACCGACGCTCGAGTCATTCGTGACGACAACGGTTACGACACGCTAATTCGCACACTGAAGACAGGCGATCTTCTCTATATCAAAAACAATCAAGGTGAGCTCGCTCATGTAATTATGTGGGTCGGCGAGCACGGCGTATCACCTGATGGCACGCCACTAGTAATTGATTCAACAGGCTCCAATCACTACGACTCCAACGGAGTCCAGATACCGATAGGTATTCACCTGCGACCATTTACAAAAGACTCTTGGTACTATCGCAGCTTTTCTCATGCGCATAGATTGATTCGTGAGGAGAGTTAG
- a CDS encoding type II toxin-antitoxin system HipA family toxin, with protein sequence MSEDTLSVRLGEKSVGTLRLHSGSMLFSYENSNRPLSLSMPVREESYTNKSCEAFFGGLLPEPVETKKLIARLYGLRSNSSFSLLSKIGFDCAGAVSITEPSEPLRKNAFYKLEGHPLNQKELHTHLEQLPKRPLFAGVDGVRISLAGVQDKAALCMIENELCIPLPDVPTTHILKPPIRGLEGSVENEYLCMALSQRAGLKTANVKLESAGAINYLLIERFDRHFEPGLKIKRIHQEDFCQALGVVSTKKYEADGGPTLTDCFELLNQVTFPGVDRLELVRRVVFNYLVGNADCHAKNFSIIHFDDGTIALSPNYDVMCTSIYSHATTKMAMSIGGQSDMNTIRSDNWSTLCSRINIRIPAFKNVCEALIKNIEAFLPEVLNDIKQQGHMNHTVESIAKVIDKRTNEFSRLLEKIK encoded by the coding sequence ATGAGCGAAGATACCTTGTCCGTTCGCCTCGGCGAAAAATCTGTCGGTACACTTCGTCTTCATTCAGGAAGCATGCTTTTCAGCTACGAAAACAGTAACAGACCTCTTTCGCTCAGTATGCCTGTTCGCGAAGAGTCATACACGAATAAATCCTGCGAAGCGTTTTTTGGTGGGCTACTTCCAGAGCCTGTCGAAACAAAAAAACTTATCGCCAGACTATATGGACTGCGTTCGAACAGTAGTTTTTCACTTCTGTCAAAAATTGGATTTGATTGTGCCGGCGCCGTATCAATAACTGAACCTTCCGAGCCATTGCGAAAAAATGCTTTCTACAAACTAGAAGGTCATCCGTTAAACCAAAAGGAACTCCACACGCATTTAGAACAATTGCCCAAACGACCGCTATTTGCCGGAGTTGATGGCGTGCGCATTTCTCTTGCCGGTGTGCAGGACAAAGCTGCATTGTGCATGATTGAAAATGAATTATGCATTCCATTGCCTGATGTCCCGACAACACACATTCTTAAGCCGCCCATTAGGGGTCTTGAAGGCTCTGTCGAGAATGAATATCTTTGCATGGCTCTTTCGCAACGAGCCGGGCTGAAAACCGCCAATGTAAAACTCGAATCGGCAGGGGCCATCAACTACCTTCTTATTGAAAGATTCGATAGACATTTTGAGCCGGGACTTAAAATCAAACGCATACACCAAGAAGACTTTTGCCAGGCATTAGGCGTTGTATCAACGAAAAAATATGAGGCGGACGGTGGTCCTACATTGACTGATTGCTTCGAGCTATTGAATCAAGTGACATTCCCTGGTGTTGATAGATTGGAATTGGTAAGACGCGTTGTATTTAATTACCTCGTCGGCAACGCTGATTGCCATGCCAAAAACTTTTCTATCATTCACTTCGATGACGGCACAATTGCTCTTTCGCCTAACTACGACGTCATGTGCACCTCAATTTATAGCCATGCAACGACAAAAATGGCTATGTCTATAGGTGGTCAATCCGACATGAACACTATTCGCTCGGATAACTGGTCGACTTTATGTAGTCGTATAAATATTCGTATTCCAGCATTTAAGAACGTCTGCGAAGCGCTGATCAAAAATATAGAAGCATTCCTACCTGAGGTGCTGAATGACATCAAGCAACAGGGACATATGAATCATACGGTTGAGTCTATTGCTAAAGTCATCGATAAACGCACGAATGAATTTTCGCGTTTGTTAGAAAAGATCAAATAG
- a CDS encoding type II toxin-antitoxin system prevent-host-death family antitoxin, translating into MKRIGSYLAKTHFAELLAEVANGGRITITKHGVPVAMLVPVQATAKHNAVQAAQLIRSSKRHKLPKGTSIKNLIEEGRTY; encoded by the coding sequence ATGAAAAGAATTGGTTCTTACTTAGCCAAGACTCATTTTGCCGAATTGCTGGCAGAAGTAGCTAATGGTGGACGGATAACGATCACTAAGCATGGAGTGCCGGTCGCTATGCTTGTTCCAGTACAGGCGACTGCTAAACATAATGCCGTACAAGCTGCGCAGTTAATACGCAGTAGCAAAAGACATAAGTTGCCGAAGGGGACTTCTATTAAGAATCTCATTGAAGAAGGAAGAACTTACTAA
- a CDS encoding ATP-dependent Clp protease proteolytic subunit → MTDILWVFIIVAMIMPMIAQSMQEMLRNGLMTKIEKQRGSRVIALIHRQETMSILGFPVARYISIEDSERILRAIHLTPSDMPIDLILHTPGGLVLAAQQIASALCRHRAKVTVYVPHYAMSGGTLIALSADEIVMDENAVLGPIDPQIGEYPAVSLLKVIEAKPVDKMSEQFLIYADVANKALRQVEALVRKVLLDNVPQPKVDPAMVPKIAESLVSGIWTHDYPITFEDARDMGLPVATGLPADIYDLMDLYPQQSSTRSAVQYIPVPYKNEPAPIQLPKSGK, encoded by the coding sequence ATGACTGATATTCTCTGGGTTTTTATCATTGTTGCAATGATCATGCCAATGATTGCTCAATCGATGCAGGAAATGCTTCGCAACGGTTTGATGACCAAGATAGAGAAGCAACGAGGTAGTCGTGTCATTGCCTTGATTCACAGACAAGAGACGATGAGTATTCTTGGCTTTCCTGTTGCTAGATACATCAGTATTGAAGATTCAGAGCGCATATTGCGTGCCATTCACTTAACACCCTCCGACATGCCTATTGATCTCATTTTGCACACACCTGGTGGTCTTGTTTTAGCTGCTCAGCAAATTGCTTCAGCTCTTTGCCGCCATCGCGCCAAGGTGACTGTTTATGTGCCGCACTACGCAATGTCCGGCGGTACGCTTATTGCTCTATCCGCTGACGAAATTGTGATGGACGAGAATGCGGTACTTGGGCCAATTGATCCACAAATTGGTGAATATCCGGCCGTAAGTCTATTGAAGGTGATTGAAGCAAAGCCTGTAGACAAAATGTCCGAGCAGTTTTTGATCTATGCCGATGTCGCCAATAAAGCTTTGCGACAAGTGGAAGCGTTGGTTAGAAAAGTCCTTTTGGATAATGTGCCGCAACCAAAAGTTGATCCGGCAATGGTTCCTAAAATTGCCGAGAGCCTTGTCTCCGGTATTTGGACACATGACTATCCAATTACTTTTGAAGACGCCAGAGACATGGGTCTGCCTGTTGCAACAGGTTTGCCTGCCGACATTTATGACTTGATGGATCTTTATCCACAGCAAAGCAGTACGAGATCGGCAGTGCAATATATCCCCGTACCTTATAAGAATGAGCCTGCACCTATCCAGCTGCCGAAATCGGGCAAGTAA
- a CDS encoding ribose-phosphate pyrophosphokinase, translating to MSKANLKIFAGTANPELAREVTDYLETELGQVKISPFSDGEIYVQVQESVRGIDCFVIQSTCTPVNENLMELLILLDALKRASAGRITVVLPYFGYARQDRKAAGREAITAKLVADLLTTAGAQRVVALDLHAPQIMGFFNILVDHLYGSPVLLEYIRTLPHKDLVIVSPDVGGVARARAFAKKLKDAPIAIIDKRRNPSLQNQSESLTVVGDVEGKVAIMVDDMVDTAGTLVKGAELLKKEGAKAVYACCTHAVLSGQANKRIDDSPIEKLITTNSIPHDPKTTSKKIVQLSVAKLLGEAIARIHDDASISAMFE from the coding sequence ATAAGCAAGGCCAACCTCAAAATCTTCGCCGGCACCGCCAACCCTGAGCTGGCTCGCGAAGTTACCGATTACCTGGAGACCGAATTAGGGCAGGTCAAGATATCGCCCTTCTCCGATGGTGAGATTTACGTTCAAGTTCAAGAGAGCGTTCGCGGCATCGACTGCTTCGTCATTCAGTCAACCTGCACGCCGGTAAACGAAAATTTGATGGAATTGCTCATTCTGCTTGACGCATTGAAGAGAGCAAGTGCCGGACGCATCACAGTTGTGCTTCCCTACTTCGGCTATGCGCGTCAGGACAGAAAAGCTGCCGGACGTGAAGCCATCACAGCCAAGCTGGTTGCCGATTTGCTTACAACAGCAGGCGCACAGCGCGTGGTAGCACTGGATCTGCACGCTCCACAGATAATGGGCTTCTTCAACATTCTTGTAGATCACCTTTACGGCAGTCCAGTTCTTCTAGAGTATATCCGCACACTGCCGCACAAAGATTTGGTCATCGTCAGCCCTGACGTAGGTGGCGTAGCACGCGCCAGAGCATTTGCTAAAAAGCTCAAAGACGCACCAATTGCCATTATCGACAAACGCCGCAACCCATCGCTACAAAATCAATCAGAATCGCTGACAGTAGTTGGTGACGTTGAAGGCAAAGTTGCAATCATGGTTGATGACATGGTTGATACAGCCGGAACATTGGTCAAAGGTGCTGAACTCTTGAAAAAAGAAGGCGCTAAAGCTGTGTATGCTTGCTGCACACACGCAGTATTATCCGGACAAGCAAACAAGCGCATTGATGATTCGCCGATTGAAAAACTGATCACAACAAATTCAATCCCGCACGATCCAAAAACAACTTCCAAGAAGATTGTTCAGTTGAGCGTCGCCAAATTGCTTGGTGAAGCTATTGCTCGTATACACGACGACGCTTCTATCAGCGCGATGTTTGAATAA